The Thalassotalea sp. HSM 43 genome window below encodes:
- a CDS encoding tetratricopeptide repeat-containing sulfotransferase family protein has protein sequence MINWIKKLFAGDTKPAKDTTAKATDKPQSAHGQSNETERDSPKLQAEPSSDIEKATDAISQTQTHTAANAQDTDISGAEKSSAEKGGIENNSDEATTPSLETALAEIEKAKDVHRQGRIDIALPVYQRLQQQFPQFADAWHMLGIVALQEGDLSKAKHWFEGAIERDAKVANYHVNLGICLAGMSQLEPALVCFDAALNLEPDNESALANSASAYLDAFQFDNAKQVIAKLKQVVPNSIDGYRLMSSVLLAEKNTLAAIDELESAYAIEPSSIDLLLQLISCYELQNNVAKANQYLQKAVSLQPGNPKVIMFQGILLRRQGEPEKASKTLAKALKYGLDEQTAIEANHQLGLACDESAQYPQAFTAFTQSNQLMSRMTRAAEQGDNYFAMLADYKQVTNLVSQDNAHTDDTSAPIFFVAFPRSGTTLMEQVLKAHPSIATTDERSPITLIINQISNEFGDYPASLTRLTDDDKQRFRSMFWQHVKSLYADIEQRQLIDKLPLNIVHLPLIRSLFSQAKFIVAVRDPRDVVLSCFMQKFDLNAAMVNFLDLNKAADMYQQVMTLWQDYKQQLSTDDYIEYRYEDLVTDFNGTVEQVLAFTGLDWHDDMQQYRQKALARNIATPSYRDVTNKISDKAVARHKNYEQQLAPVADTLKPFIELYGYQP, from the coding sequence GACTCACCGAAGCTACAAGCAGAGCCATCATCGGACATTGAAAAAGCGACTGATGCCATAAGCCAAACTCAAACGCACACTGCGGCTAACGCACAAGACACTGACATAAGCGGCGCAGAGAAAAGTAGCGCAGAGAAAGGCGGCATAGAGAACAATAGCGACGAGGCAACAACGCCGTCACTTGAAACGGCGCTTGCTGAAATCGAAAAAGCCAAAGATGTGCACCGCCAAGGTCGCATTGATATTGCATTACCAGTGTATCAACGGTTACAGCAGCAATTCCCACAATTTGCCGATGCATGGCATATGCTTGGTATCGTCGCCTTACAAGAAGGTGATTTAAGCAAAGCCAAGCATTGGTTTGAAGGCGCAATTGAACGCGATGCAAAGGTTGCAAATTATCACGTTAATTTAGGTATCTGTTTAGCGGGCATGTCGCAACTTGAACCTGCTTTAGTCTGCTTTGATGCTGCGCTGAACCTTGAACCAGACAATGAATCGGCATTGGCCAATAGCGCATCGGCGTATTTAGATGCGTTTCAATTCGATAACGCCAAGCAAGTGATCGCCAAGTTAAAACAGGTAGTACCTAACTCTATCGATGGCTATCGTTTGATGTCCAGTGTCTTGCTGGCGGAAAAGAACACCTTGGCCGCCATCGACGAATTAGAATCTGCCTATGCGATAGAACCAAGCAGTATCGATTTATTATTGCAATTGATCAGCTGTTACGAATTACAAAATAATGTGGCTAAGGCAAATCAATACTTGCAAAAAGCAGTGTCGCTGCAACCAGGTAACCCTAAGGTAATTATGTTTCAAGGGATACTCTTGCGTCGTCAAGGAGAGCCTGAAAAAGCAAGTAAAACCTTAGCCAAAGCACTGAAGTATGGCTTGGATGAACAAACCGCCATCGAGGCCAATCATCAACTCGGCTTAGCTTGTGATGAATCAGCTCAATACCCACAAGCCTTTACGGCATTTACACAAAGTAATCAGTTAATGTCGCGCATGACTCGAGCAGCAGAGCAGGGTGACAATTACTTTGCTATGCTGGCGGATTATAAACAAGTGACCAATCTCGTTAGCCAAGATAACGCCCATACTGATGATACCTCAGCACCGATATTTTTTGTTGCCTTTCCGCGCTCCGGAACCACGCTTATGGAGCAGGTATTAAAAGCCCACCCAAGTATCGCCACCACAGACGAACGCTCACCAATCACCTTAATCATCAACCAAATCTCCAATGAGTTTGGCGATTACCCGGCATCATTAACGCGCTTAACTGATGATGATAAACAGCGTTTTCGCAGCATGTTTTGGCAACATGTAAAATCATTGTATGCCGACATCGAGCAACGTCAATTGATTGACAAATTGCCGTTAAATATTGTTCATCTGCCACTTATTCGCAGTTTGTTTAGTCAGGCTAAGTTTATTGTCGCGGTGCGCGATCCACGAGATGTGGTATTGAGCTGCTTTATGCAAAAGTTTGACTTGAATGCGGCAATGGTTAACTTTCTGGACTTGAACAAAGCTGCGGACATGTATCAACAAGTCATGACGTTGTGGCAAGACTATAAACAACAGTTGTCGACAGATGATTATATTGAATATCGCTACGAAGACTTGGTCACAGATTTTAATGGCACCGTCGAACAGGTGCTGGCGTTTACCGGGTTAGATTGGCATGACGACATGCAGCAATATCGTCAAAAAGCTTTGGCGCGAAACATCGCAACACCAAGCTATCGTGATGTTACCAATAAGATCAGCGACAAAGCCGTGGCTCGTCATAAAAACTATGAACAGCAATTGGCACCAGTAGCCGACACATTAAAACCTTTTATCGAACTATACGGTTATCAGCCATAG